Proteins found in one Bremerella volcania genomic segment:
- a CDS encoding response regulator, giving the protein MTTTSSGFEKQVLHVDDDESFLKIANHRLIKEGYQVTSMVRPEHALKHLLNTNCRVCILDIDMPRVTGLELLQEIKAYDGGIQVIMMTGLVSQMTVLESLRGGAEACFFKPMPDFTPLLEALDATFVKAERWWRCLHELKNRRASELSVAQATQ; this is encoded by the coding sequence ATGACAACGACTTCATCTGGTTTTGAAAAACAAGTTCTTCATGTCGACGACGACGAGTCCTTCCTGAAGATCGCGAATCATCGCTTGATCAAGGAAGGCTACCAGGTCACGTCCATGGTCAGGCCGGAACATGCGCTGAAGCATCTTTTGAACACGAACTGCCGCGTCTGCATTCTCGATATCGATATGCCCCGCGTCACCGGTTTAGAGTTGCTGCAAGAGATCAAGGCCTACGATGGCGGTATTCAAGTCATCATGATGACTGGCCTGGTTTCGCAGATGACCGTACTCGAGTCGTTGCGAGGCGGGGCGGAAGCATGTTTCTTCAAGCCCATGCCTGATTTCACTCCGCTGTTAGAAGCATTGGACGCGACGTTCGTCAAAGCCGAGCGATGGTGGCGATGTCTGCATGAACTGAAGAATCGTCGAGCAAGCGAGTTGAGCGTTGCCCAGGCAACTCAGTGA
- the ilvD gene encoding dihydroxy-acid dehydratase, translating to MSQPLNKYSSRITQPKSQGASQAMLYGTGMTDEDMQKAQVGICSVWYEGNTCNMHLNKLGEEVKKGVVDADLVGMRFNTIGVSDGISMGTEGMSFSLQSRDLIADSIETIMGGQWYDALVAIPGCDKNMPGCLIAMGRLNRPALMVYGGTIKPGHRNGDKLDVVSAFQCYGQFLAGTITEDERKEIVRKSCPGAGACGGMYTANTMASAIEALGMSLPFSASIPAEDPGKIDECHRAGAAIRNLLEKDIKPRDIMTREAFENAMVIVMALGGSTNAVLHLIAMARSVDIDLGLEDWQAVSDRVPMLADFKPSGKYVQEDLHKIGGTPGVMKYLLKEGLLNGDCLTVTGKTLAENCAETADLTEGQDIVHTLSNPIKKTGHLQMLFGTLAPEGAVAKITGKEGLQFRGPAKVFDSEEDMLHALEDKKIVKGDVVVIRYEGPKGGPGMPEMLTPTSAIMGAGLGADVALLTDGRFSGGSHGFIVGHITPEAQVGGPIALAQDGDVITIDADKRVIDLEVPEEELAKRKAAWTAPPYKVKRGTLYKYIKNVKSASEGCVTDE from the coding sequence GTGTCCCAGCCCCTGAACAAGTACAGCTCGCGCATCACTCAACCGAAAAGCCAAGGTGCATCCCAGGCCATGTTGTATGGAACAGGGATGACCGACGAAGACATGCAAAAGGCTCAAGTCGGCATCTGCAGCGTCTGGTACGAAGGCAATACCTGCAACATGCACCTCAACAAGCTGGGTGAAGAGGTCAAGAAAGGGGTCGTCGACGCCGACCTGGTTGGCATGCGTTTCAATACCATCGGCGTGAGCGATGGGATCTCGATGGGTACCGAAGGGATGAGCTTCTCGTTGCAGTCCCGCGACCTGATCGCCGACTCGATCGAAACGATCATGGGGGGCCAGTGGTACGACGCGTTGGTTGCCATCCCCGGCTGCGATAAGAACATGCCTGGCTGTTTGATCGCGATGGGTCGCCTGAACCGCCCTGCCCTGATGGTTTACGGCGGGACCATCAAGCCCGGTCATCGTAACGGCGATAAGCTGGACGTCGTTTCGGCGTTTCAGTGCTACGGCCAATTCCTCGCTGGCACGATCACCGAAGACGAACGCAAAGAGATCGTTCGCAAGTCGTGCCCAGGTGCCGGTGCTTGCGGCGGGATGTACACGGCCAACACCATGGCTTCGGCAATCGAAGCATTAGGCATGTCGCTTCCTTTCTCGGCCAGCATCCCGGCCGAAGACCCCGGCAAGATCGACGAGTGCCACCGAGCCGGTGCCGCCATTCGTAACCTGCTGGAAAAAGACATCAAGCCGCGCGACATCATGACGCGTGAAGCGTTTGAAAACGCCATGGTCATCGTGATGGCCTTGGGGGGTTCGACCAACGCCGTGCTCCACTTGATTGCCATGGCCCGCAGCGTCGACATCGACCTGGGGCTGGAAGACTGGCAAGCCGTCAGCGACCGCGTGCCGATGCTGGCCGACTTCAAGCCCAGCGGCAAGTACGTGCAAGAAGACCTGCACAAGATCGGCGGGACCCCCGGCGTGATGAAGTACCTCTTGAAGGAAGGCCTTTTGAACGGTGACTGTTTGACCGTCACCGGCAAGACGCTTGCCGAAAACTGCGCCGAAACGGCCGACCTGACCGAAGGCCAGGATATCGTCCACACCTTGTCGAACCCGATCAAGAAGACCGGCCACCTGCAGATGCTCTTTGGCACCCTGGCTCCTGAAGGGGCGGTCGCCAAGATCACCGGCAAGGAAGGGCTTCAGTTCAGAGGCCCGGCCAAGGTGTTCGACTCCGAAGAAGACATGCTGCATGCCTTGGAAGACAAGAAGATCGTCAAAGGAGACGTGGTCGTCATTCGCTACGAAGGTCCCAAGGGGGGGCCTGGCATGCCGGAAATGCTGACCCCCACCTCGGCCATCATGGGTGCCGGTCTGGGGGCCGACGTGGCTCTGCTCACCGACGGCCGCTTCTCTGGCGGTTCGCACGGCTTCATCGTGGGTCACATCACCCCCGAAGCCCAAGTGGGCGGCCCGATCGCCTTAGCCCAGGACGGCGACGTCATCACCATCGATGCCGACAAGCGCGTGATCGATCTGGAAGTCCCTGAGGAAGAACTAGCCAAACGCAAAGCCGCCTGGACCGCTCCCCCATACAAGGTCAAACGCGGCACGCTCTACAAGTACATCAAGAACGTGAAGAGCGCCTCGGAAGGTTGTGTGACTGACGAGTAA
- a CDS encoding carboxylesterase family protein yields MPREPSGGAAFDLIYSLETISRLSLFRDCMNRPTSSLIALGIIWLSVPAAAWGTIVELKNGMRLEGSVGKIASMSDDPLKTPTAGAVDNQLIVLVDNDLKRTFVSTYQVQDVQEAAPTPVERIKIDQRVATSGRSVHAVGEGIRVTPWDEYGRRIYSMQTARGPVDVIQGITEITPQWTRVEGLMADSPYVWDMRIRTSSIPRDKLSEILMRRIDAKDSAQRLQIVRLYLQAERYRDAAAELSALMNDFEDLKKQFGKQYDELIQLSATTLIDEVELRKETGQHNLAYGMLNKFPGDKVASSTLLKVKSMLTEYQTAYERRDKMFTLLKEHLEAFADPAQKPIVEAAIAEMEAELNINNMDRLGPYLRLSDDPSLKVDEKLALAISGWILGPNSSQENLVVALSVFQARDLVSEYVSNRNDVDRRAILEKLKGMEGGTPLYVAKILQFMKPPLGNAEPETASEIPGYYLMRVPGVPGRSDFFYYVQLPQGYDPYRKYPTVVTLHGAGTTAEQQIDWWAGSHSEKAKIRTGQAARNGYIVIAPMWAEEHQFEYNYSAYEHAAVLFSLRHALRHFSIDTDKVFLSGHSMGGDAAWDIGLAHPDLWAGVIPIVAKADKYVARYWENARNVPLYFVGGELDGNKREVNSRDFDRYLTKTNFDTTIVEYRGRGHEHFQDEIQDIFRWMDVHKRVFFPKEFEVVSMRPWDNFFYWLEVNDFPERSLVLPANYPEPKKSPVKITAKVLATNGVLVNSGTGKANIYLTPDIVNFDERMTVTYDGRNYGNGVTPSTEVMLEDARTRADRLHPFWAKVDTNDR; encoded by the coding sequence GTGCCGCGCGAACCTTCAGGCGGTGCGGCATTTGACCTAATCTATAGTTTGGAAACGATTTCGCGTCTTTCTCTCTTCCGTGATTGCATGAACCGACCAACAAGTTCTCTCATCGCATTGGGTATCATCTGGCTGAGCGTTCCGGCGGCGGCCTGGGGTACGATCGTGGAACTCAAAAACGGAATGCGGCTGGAGGGCTCGGTCGGCAAGATCGCCAGCATGAGTGACGACCCGCTCAAAACACCCACCGCCGGTGCGGTCGACAATCAGTTGATCGTCCTGGTCGACAACGATTTGAAACGCACGTTCGTCTCAACCTACCAGGTTCAAGACGTCCAAGAGGCGGCCCCCACGCCGGTCGAACGCATCAAGATCGATCAGCGCGTGGCGACCTCGGGGCGTAGCGTGCATGCGGTCGGGGAAGGAATCCGCGTGACTCCGTGGGATGAATACGGACGACGAATCTATTCGATGCAAACGGCCCGCGGCCCGGTCGACGTCATCCAAGGCATCACCGAGATCACGCCCCAGTGGACGCGCGTGGAAGGGCTGATGGCCGACAGCCCCTATGTGTGGGACATGCGAATTCGCACCAGCAGCATTCCACGCGACAAGCTCAGCGAGATCCTCATGCGGCGGATCGACGCCAAGGATTCCGCCCAGCGTCTGCAGATCGTGCGGCTTTACCTCCAGGCCGAACGCTACCGCGACGCGGCTGCGGAGTTGTCAGCGTTGATGAATGACTTCGAAGACTTGAAAAAGCAGTTCGGCAAGCAGTACGACGAACTGATTCAGCTGAGCGCCACCACGCTGATCGACGAGGTCGAACTCCGCAAGGAGACGGGGCAGCACAACTTGGCCTATGGCATGTTGAACAAGTTTCCCGGCGACAAAGTTGCCAGTTCGACGCTGCTGAAGGTGAAGTCGATGCTCACCGAGTACCAGACCGCCTACGAGCGCCGCGACAAGATGTTTACGCTGCTGAAAGAACATCTGGAAGCGTTTGCCGACCCTGCCCAGAAGCCGATCGTCGAAGCGGCGATCGCCGAGATGGAAGCCGAGTTGAACATCAACAATATGGATCGGCTGGGCCCCTACCTGCGACTTTCCGACGACCCATCGCTGAAGGTCGACGAAAAGCTGGCACTAGCCATCAGTGGTTGGATTCTCGGTCCAAACAGTTCTCAGGAAAATCTGGTGGTCGCGTTGAGCGTATTCCAGGCTCGTGATCTGGTCAGCGAATACGTCAGTAACCGAAACGACGTCGATCGAAGGGCCATTCTCGAAAAGCTGAAGGGGATGGAAGGTGGCACGCCGTTGTATGTCGCCAAGATCTTGCAGTTCATGAAACCGCCCCTGGGCAATGCCGAGCCGGAGACCGCTTCCGAGATCCCCGGCTATTACCTGATGCGTGTGCCTGGCGTGCCGGGGCGATCCGATTTCTTCTACTACGTTCAATTGCCGCAAGGGTACGATCCTTACCGCAAGTATCCCACGGTCGTGACTTTGCACGGGGCCGGTACCACCGCCGAACAGCAGATCGACTGGTGGGCTGGCTCGCATAGCGAGAAGGCCAAGATCCGTACCGGCCAGGCTGCCCGTAACGGGTATATCGTGATCGCCCCGATGTGGGCCGAAGAGCACCAGTTTGAATACAACTACTCTGCCTACGAGCATGCGGCGGTCTTGTTCAGCTTGCGGCACGCCCTGCGTCACTTCTCGATCGATACCGATAAGGTATTCCTCAGCGGGCATTCGATGGGGGGGGACGCGGCGTGGGATATCGGCCTGGCCCATCCCGATCTGTGGGCTGGCGTCATTCCGATCGTCGCCAAGGCGGATAAGTACGTGGCCCGGTACTGGGAGAATGCCCGGAACGTTCCGTTGTACTTCGTCGGCGGGGAACTCGACGGGAACAAACGCGAGGTCAATTCCCGCGACTTCGACCGCTACCTGACCAAAACGAATTTCGACACAACGATCGTCGAGTACCGCGGACGCGGGCACGAGCATTTCCAGGACGAGATTCAGGACATTTTTCGCTGGATGGACGTCCACAAACGGGTGTTCTTCCCGAAGGAGTTCGAGGTCGTTTCGATGCGGCCGTGGGACAACTTCTTCTATTGGCTGGAAGTGAACGACTTCCCCGAGCGCAGCCTGGTGCTGCCGGCCAACTATCCCGAGCCGAAGAAGTCGCCGGTCAAGATCACCGCGAAAGTGCTGGCTACCAACGGCGTGCTGGTCAACAGCGGCACCGGCAAGGCGAACATCTATCTGACGCCGGATATAGTGAACTTCGACGAGCGAATGACCGTGACCTACGACGGCAGGAACTACGGCAACGGCGTGACGCCTTCGACCGAGGTGATGCTGGAAGACGCACGCACCCGAGCCGACCGTTTGCACCCGTTCTGGGCGAAGGTGGATACGAACGATAGGTAG
- a CDS encoding DUF1559 domain-containing protein, with translation MVRRMRASRGFTLVELLVVIAIIGVLIALLLPAVQQAREAALRMQCSNNLKQLGLAIHNYHDTFLTFPGGNYGCCWGTWQVSILPFIEQENLYNNYNITDKYYDDTARYSGNQNTDVTVVRLNALTCPSDSPNEPFGTITSHNYGANYGNTGYAQGTINGVAFKGAPFKYVADNVGSEGYFGFRDITDGTANTVLFAEKLQGEGEDLRAYSWWGDGGSVSGYLMPNSSEPDRIYSASYCNNLPEKNLPCDVSTTSAPTVFAARSRHPGGVQVVLCDGSSRFVAETIQVDTLRNLMASRDGMVLGEF, from the coding sequence GTGGTCCGTCGTATGCGCGCTTCGCGAGGATTCACCCTCGTCGAACTTCTGGTTGTGATTGCCATCATTGGCGTGTTGATTGCCCTGCTTCTGCCGGCCGTGCAGCAGGCCCGGGAAGCTGCCCTGAGAATGCAGTGCTCCAACAACTTGAAACAGCTGGGCCTGGCAATCCACAACTATCACGACACGTTTCTTACCTTTCCCGGCGGCAACTACGGGTGTTGCTGGGGAACCTGGCAGGTCTCGATTCTGCCATTCATCGAACAGGAAAACCTTTACAACAATTACAACATCACTGACAAGTACTACGACGACACGGCTCGCTACAGCGGCAATCAGAACACGGACGTGACGGTGGTCCGGCTCAATGCGCTCACGTGCCCGAGCGACTCCCCCAACGAACCCTTCGGGACGATCACCTCGCACAACTATGGAGCAAACTACGGAAACACAGGCTACGCGCAAGGGACCATCAACGGCGTGGCGTTCAAGGGAGCACCGTTCAAGTACGTTGCGGACAATGTCGGCTCTGAGGGGTATTTCGGTTTCCGTGATATCACCGACGGGACGGCCAACACCGTGTTGTTTGCCGAAAAACTGCAAGGGGAAGGGGAAGACCTGCGGGCCTACTCCTGGTGGGGTGATGGGGGCTCGGTCTCTGGGTACCTGATGCCGAACTCGTCGGAGCCTGATCGCATCTACAGCGCCAGCTACTGCAATAACCTGCCGGAGAAGAACCTTCCCTGCGACGTCTCGACGACGAGTGCCCCGACGGTGTTCGCTGCCCGCAGCAGGCATCCCGGCGGCGTGCAAGTCGTCCTGTGCGACGGTTCAAGTCGCTTTGTCGCCGAAACGATCCAAGTCGATACCTTGCGAAACCTGATGGCATCGCGCGACGGCATGGTGCTGGGCGAGTTTTAG
- a CDS encoding 3-keto-disaccharide hydrolase: MKINFLLLVCLLTLGSASIVAAETDEDLLFNQDSFAGWEGNLDWFRIENGAVVAGRLDQDIPRNEFLCTEQEFADFELTLEAKLVGDGKNAGVQFRSKRIPDHHEVIGYQCDMGWQGDKPIWGALYDESRRRKFLAEGDPEKVKQAIAGKEYVPLKIRAQGKHIQIWVGDVKTVDYHEQDDNIPQSGIIGLQIHSGPKCEAWYRNIRLKKL, from the coding sequence ATGAAAATCAACTTTCTGCTTCTTGTCTGCCTGTTGACGTTGGGCAGTGCCTCGATCGTCGCTGCCGAGACTGACGAAGATTTACTGTTCAATCAAGATTCCTTCGCCGGTTGGGAGGGAAATCTCGACTGGTTCCGGATCGAGAACGGCGCCGTCGTGGCCGGACGTTTGGATCAAGATATCCCACGCAATGAGTTCCTCTGCACCGAGCAAGAGTTCGCCGACTTCGAGCTGACCCTCGAGGCGAAGCTGGTGGGGGACGGCAAGAATGCCGGCGTTCAGTTCCGCAGCAAGCGTATCCCGGACCACCATGAAGTGATCGGCTATCAGTGCGACATGGGCTGGCAGGGAGACAAGCCAATTTGGGGCGCTTTGTACGATGAGTCACGTCGTCGCAAGTTCCTGGCGGAAGGAGACCCGGAAAAGGTCAAGCAGGCGATCGCCGGCAAGGAATACGTCCCGCTGAAGATTCGAGCCCAGGGCAAGCACATTCAAATCTGGGTGGGGGACGTCAAAACGGTCGATTATCATGAGCAGGACGACAACATTCCCCAGTCCGGCATCATCGGTTTGCAGATTCATTCCGGGCCAAAGTGCGAAGCGTGGTATCGCAACATTCGTTTGAAGAAGTTATAA
- a CDS encoding HAD family hydrolase: MSSPLEFFYFDLGKVLLDFDHEIACRQMADVLGTTAETIRTDVFHSGEQWKYERGEITTLQLHRWLCDRYDVEAKLEDVCHAASHIFHPIPGTIEIAAGLHAAGHQLGILSNTCDAHWEYCLGRPFPFLNDFFPIHALSFRLGTMKPDPEIYRKAAALCGVSPEKIFFVDDREENVAGAAGAGYDAVLFTGAADLSEALTARGVRF; encoded by the coding sequence ATGAGTTCCCCCCTCGAGTTCTTTTACTTCGATCTCGGTAAGGTTCTGCTCGACTTCGATCATGAGATCGCGTGTCGACAGATGGCGGATGTTCTAGGAACGACCGCGGAAACGATTCGCACCGACGTCTTTCACTCTGGCGAGCAGTGGAAGTACGAACGGGGCGAGATCACCACGCTCCAGCTGCATCGCTGGTTATGCGATCGGTACGACGTGGAGGCCAAGCTGGAAGACGTTTGCCACGCCGCATCGCACATCTTCCATCCGATTCCCGGCACCATTGAGATTGCCGCAGGCTTGCACGCCGCCGGTCACCAGTTGGGGATCCTTTCCAACACGTGCGATGCCCACTGGGAATATTGCCTGGGCAGACCGTTTCCCTTTCTCAACGATTTCTTTCCCATTCACGCGTTAAGCTTTCGGCTGGGGACCATGAAGCCCGATCCGGAGATATACCGCAAAGCGGCCGCGTTGTGTGGCGTTTCGCCCGAAAAGATCTTCTTTGTGGACGATCGTGAGGAAAATGTCGCCGGTGCGGCTGGTGCCGGTTATGACGCCGTCTTATTCACGGGCGCGGCGGATTTGAGCGAAGCTTTGACCGCTCGAGGTGTTCGTTTTTAA
- a CDS encoding PAS domain-containing sensor histidine kinase codes for MQPEKDSCYRGETAETRAWKAANVELENKQLRKRVAELENILCSVPVHIVTINPDGELTYVNYFSPELYDKVVGHNIRDFVSEEDGEILAKALEQALKEGKPQKARVRSLASNTIQQARYAPLKMSDGSTAIVGATFDATDEHEEVHALQESKEKIEAELSDSDERFRTMVEMTPVPVVISDMETGRVLSGNHALAEAFATPYETINQQITGEFYADPAQRQALLERVAGNVPIRGMTMKLKTAEGKTWWAAVYLDRINFAGRPALLACFLDVSVRKQREEEILRDRRALRRLLDTNERDRRLIAYEIHDGVVQDMTGALMFLQTGLSLVSSEADGHQELTRGTQFLSNSIVEIRRLLNGLRPLSLEQGGVIAALDDLVTRMTEGEFMIGFEHEVQFDRLAPSLEMAIYRTVQEGVNNARKHSGAHRVEVSIKQDDKRIVLQIADQGRGFEPGKIDPRRCGISGIRERASLLGGTAQIDSSPGQGTTISVSLPLDDFLDGS; via the coding sequence GTGCAACCAGAGAAAGACAGCTGCTACCGTGGAGAGACGGCGGAAACCAGAGCCTGGAAGGCAGCCAACGTCGAACTGGAAAACAAGCAGCTCAGGAAACGCGTTGCGGAACTGGAAAACATTCTCTGCTCTGTTCCGGTTCATATCGTTACGATCAATCCCGATGGTGAATTGACCTACGTCAACTACTTTTCTCCTGAGCTATATGACAAGGTCGTGGGTCACAACATCCGTGATTTTGTTTCTGAGGAGGATGGCGAGATCCTGGCCAAGGCCCTCGAGCAAGCTCTGAAAGAAGGAAAACCCCAGAAGGCCAGGGTTCGCAGTTTGGCCTCGAATACTATTCAACAAGCTCGCTATGCCCCCCTGAAGATGAGCGACGGCAGTACGGCTATCGTCGGTGCCACCTTCGACGCAACGGACGAGCACGAGGAAGTTCATGCTCTTCAGGAAAGCAAAGAAAAGATCGAGGCCGAGCTAAGCGACAGCGACGAACGTTTCCGCACGATGGTCGAAATGACCCCGGTCCCCGTGGTGATCTCCGACATGGAAACCGGTCGTGTCCTGTCGGGAAACCATGCCCTGGCCGAAGCGTTCGCGACCCCCTATGAAACAATCAATCAGCAGATCACCGGCGAGTTCTACGCCGACCCTGCCCAGCGCCAGGCACTTCTCGAGCGTGTCGCCGGCAACGTCCCGATTCGGGGCATGACCATGAAACTTAAGACGGCGGAAGGCAAAACCTGGTGGGCAGCCGTCTACTTGGATCGGATCAATTTCGCCGGCCGCCCTGCCCTGCTGGCTTGCTTTCTGGACGTTAGCGTTCGCAAGCAGCGTGAAGAAGAGATCTTGCGCGATCGCCGAGCCTTGCGGCGACTACTCGACACGAACGAACGCGACCGGCGATTGATCGCCTACGAAATCCACGATGGCGTCGTGCAAGACATGACCGGCGCATTGATGTTCCTGCAAACGGGACTCAGCCTGGTATCTTCCGAAGCGGACGGACATCAGGAACTCACGCGCGGGACGCAGTTTCTATCCAACTCGATTGTTGAGATTCGCCGTCTGCTCAATGGCCTCAGACCGCTGAGCCTGGAACAGGGGGGAGTCATCGCGGCCCTCGACGACCTGGTGACGCGAATGACGGAAGGAGAATTCATGATTGGCTTTGAACATGAAGTCCAGTTCGACCGGCTTGCCCCGTCGTTGGAAATGGCCATTTATCGCACGGTTCAAGAGGGGGTGAACAATGCCCGTAAACACTCCGGCGCGCATCGCGTCGAGGTTTCCATCAAGCAAGATGACAAGAGGATCGTGCTGCAGATAGCGGACCAGGGACGCGGCTTTGAGCCTGGCAAAATCGATCCTCGGCGGTGTGGCATCTCGGGAATCCGCGAGCGGGCCAGCTTGCTGGGAGGAACGGCCCAGATCGACTCTTCCCCCGGTCAGGGAACGACCATTTCGGTCTCGCTCCCCCTGGATGACTTTCTCGATGGGAGCTAG
- a CDS encoding chemotaxis protein CheA, with the protein MTTTVNPNDELLLAFIDESLHSIHGLADQITAYLHDPANADSINGVFRTVHSIKGNAGFFGLSVVKKFAHSVENTLDDIRNQKLSLTEDLNRALIDSFDRINRLLQEVEQNEIREELAPEDVSLLERITELSLESGGGCSGEEALLRELQGLAEEMSAAGFPESLRWSEKLAQLIGANEEEANSDESSAIEPKDVLKGRFEIAGEDVSPLVHSVAEAFIWPEDGSWSDERSGLVLDRLADFSMVCRLRGNSSDQQKIESAVKDFKVIYESPIGIDEGLLSVVWANVALVIERFHPEEEPVETTSASKEPSPEAAAPETPAAQQAKRARSIRVNENHLDRFLDDVSALFITCERLKDVQCRMAVSETIGELVEELRQINVTFSTQANELQKSVVSLRKVPVRGLLAKFPPMARKLASDFGKQIDVHIEGEEVEVDKSLIEDLDSPLTHMIRNVADHAIETPEERIKRGVGEAGNLWIKAETTRTHVVITIRDDGRGIDASRIRQKAIDKKILPVEQLQAMPDAEVIDLIFHPGFSTAEKITDVSGRGVGMDVVRTTIRDHDGEVHVESAVNQGTTFTIEIPIRQAVLVIEGLLVGVKEEQFVIPFENIREVMEIGSDEIKTCHGQPMTIVRGETVSVVSLAEQMELDSSGRWEEKSRHAAVQVASKQGSACLLVDRVIGKRKVVVNDLQNVLENCNRISGVAQLGGGHLSLVISVPEIVKSMTPSSVV; encoded by the coding sequence ATGACCACGACCGTAAATCCGAACGACGAACTACTCTTGGCGTTCATCGATGAATCGCTCCACTCGATTCATGGGCTCGCCGACCAGATCACTGCTTATTTGCATGATCCGGCCAATGCCGATTCGATCAATGGCGTCTTTCGAACGGTCCATTCGATCAAGGGAAATGCCGGCTTCTTTGGTTTGTCGGTCGTCAAGAAGTTCGCCCACTCGGTCGAAAACACGCTGGATGACATCCGCAATCAGAAGCTATCGCTGACGGAAGATCTGAACCGGGCCCTGATCGATTCGTTCGACCGAATCAATCGGCTTCTGCAGGAAGTCGAGCAGAACGAAATTCGCGAGGAGCTCGCGCCGGAAGATGTTTCGCTTCTGGAACGCATTACGGAATTGTCGCTCGAATCGGGAGGTGGATGCTCCGGCGAAGAAGCGCTGCTGAGGGAACTGCAGGGCCTGGCCGAAGAGATGAGTGCCGCTGGCTTTCCGGAATCGCTACGATGGTCTGAGAAACTGGCGCAGCTGATCGGTGCTAACGAAGAAGAAGCCAATTCCGACGAAAGTTCAGCCATCGAGCCCAAGGATGTCCTGAAAGGACGTTTCGAGATTGCCGGAGAAGACGTCTCGCCGCTGGTTCATAGCGTGGCCGAGGCGTTTATCTGGCCAGAGGATGGCTCGTGGAGCGACGAACGTTCTGGCCTGGTGCTTGATCGACTGGCAGACTTCTCGATGGTGTGTCGCCTGCGTGGTAACAGCAGCGATCAGCAAAAGATTGAATCGGCCGTCAAGGACTTCAAGGTCATTTACGAAAGCCCGATTGGCATCGACGAGGGGTTGTTGTCGGTCGTGTGGGCGAACGTGGCCCTGGTTATTGAGCGGTTCCACCCCGAAGAAGAACCGGTCGAGACCACCTCTGCATCCAAAGAACCGAGCCCCGAAGCCGCCGCGCCGGAAACTCCGGCAGCCCAGCAAGCCAAACGCGCTCGCTCGATTCGCGTCAACGAAAACCATCTCGATCGTTTCCTCGATGACGTCTCGGCATTGTTCATCACGTGTGAACGGCTGAAAGACGTTCAGTGCCGGATGGCCGTTTCGGAGACGATTGGCGAACTCGTGGAAGAACTCCGCCAAATCAACGTGACGTTCTCGACCCAGGCCAACGAACTGCAGAAGAGCGTCGTTTCGCTGCGTAAGGTGCCTGTGCGAGGCCTGCTGGCCAAGTTTCCTCCGATGGCTCGCAAGTTGGCCAGTGACTTTGGCAAGCAGATCGACGTACACATTGAAGGGGAAGAAGTCGAAGTCGACAAGTCGCTGATCGAAGATCTCGATTCCCCGCTAACGCACATGATTCGCAACGTGGCGGACCATGCCATCGAAACGCCAGAGGAGCGGATCAAACGCGGCGTGGGCGAGGCCGGAAACTTGTGGATCAAGGCCGAAACAACGCGTACTCATGTCGTGATCACCATCCGGGACGATGGGCGCGGCATCGATGCCAGTCGCATTCGCCAGAAGGCCATCGACAAGAAGATCCTGCCGGTCGAACAGCTTCAGGCGATGCCCGACGCCGAGGTCATTGATTTGATTTTCCACCCTGGTTTTTCCACCGCGGAAAAGATCACCGACGTATCGGGCCGTGGCGTGGGCATGGACGTCGTGCGGACCACGATTCGCGATCACGATGGCGAGGTGCATGTCGAGTCGGCCGTCAATCAGGGAACCACGTTCACGATCGAAATACCGATTCGTCAAGCCGTGCTGGTGATCGAAGGTTTGCTGGTAGGCGTCAAAGAGGAACAGTTCGTCATCCCATTCGAGAACATCCGCGAAGTGATGGAAATCGGCTCCGACGAGATCAAAACGTGTCATGGTCAGCCGATGACCATCGTCCGTGGTGAAACCGTTTCGGTCGTGTCCTTGGCCGAGCAGATGGAACTTGATTCGTCCGGCCGTTGGGAAGAAAAGTCCCGGCACGCGGCCGTGCAGGTGGCCAGCAAGCAAGGTTCCGCATGTTTACTGGTTGATCGCGTGATCGGCAAGCGAAAAGTGGTGGTCAACGACCTGCAAAACGTGCTGGAAAACTGCAACCGGATCAGTGGCGTTGCCCAGCTAGGGGGCGGACACTTGTCGCTGGTGATCAGCGTTCCGGAAATCGTCAAATCGATGACGCCGAGCAGCGTGGTCTAG